In one Photobacterium swingsii genomic region, the following are encoded:
- a CDS encoding FAD:protein FMN transferase — MAKYQTRFQMMGTFIDLVVHHSNGEQLIQDVYRQLHQYAQRFTVNQADSELMRVNRHAGISPVRVQPDLFNLIKIAKTISEDLANPFNIAIGPLVKTWRIGFNDAKVPTPEEIATKLSLVDPKNIILNEHNHSVFLSQPHMEIDLGAIAKGFFADEVKKQLINAGVKHGFISLGGNVLTIGHSPNNANQAWNVGIQHPFAERGSIIRAVPLHGASMVTSGINERFFHSNGQRYHHLLNAKTGMPISTDIASLTIISKHSIDGEIWSTAGFLPSIIEALHYLNQQAGIEAIAVSNRGEVHVTQGLIDNGSAISYAK; from the coding sequence ATGGCAAAGTATCAAACCAGATTCCAAATGATGGGAACATTCATAGACTTAGTTGTTCACCATTCAAACGGTGAGCAACTAATTCAAGATGTTTATCGCCAACTTCATCAATACGCTCAGCGATTCACCGTGAATCAAGCTGATTCTGAATTAATGCGCGTTAACCGTCATGCCGGTATTTCACCTGTTAGGGTCCAACCCGATCTCTTTAACCTGATCAAAATAGCCAAAACAATCAGTGAAGATCTTGCCAACCCTTTTAACATCGCGATAGGGCCACTGGTTAAAACTTGGCGTATCGGCTTTAATGATGCCAAGGTGCCCACACCAGAGGAAATAGCAACCAAACTGTCCTTGGTTGATCCTAAAAACATTATTTTAAACGAGCACAATCACTCGGTTTTCCTCAGCCAACCCCATATGGAAATTGATCTAGGCGCTATTGCCAAAGGCTTTTTTGCTGATGAAGTGAAAAAGCAACTGATAAACGCTGGCGTTAAGCATGGTTTTATCAGTTTAGGTGGGAATGTCTTAACCATCGGCCATTCACCAAACAATGCCAACCAAGCATGGAATGTCGGCATTCAACACCCTTTTGCGGAACGAGGTTCCATCATTCGCGCAGTTCCTCTTCATGGTGCATCTATGGTGACGTCTGGCATAAATGAGCGCTTTTTCCATTCGAATGGCCAGCGCTATCATCACCTGTTGAATGCAAAAACAGGCATGCCGATTTCAACCGACATTGCCAGCCTCACGATCATTTCTAAACATTCTATAGATGGTGAAATATGGAGCACCGCCGGCTTTCTACCCTCGATAATCGAGGCGCTTCATTACCTAAATCAGCAAGCAGGCATAGAAGCTATCGCTGTTTCAAATCGTGGGGAAGTCCACGTGACTCAAGGGTTAATTGATAATGGAAGCGCTATCAGCTACGCCAAATAG
- a CDS encoding TetR/AcrR family transcriptional regulator, protein MSVNDKKRGRPSGKGSQLSQAVIIAQAKSLMQAEGKTPSIRKLASALNVDAMAIYHYFKNKDALLEAITVSLISDVYEPVGHQDWQSELEQLCHSYLALLGQYPGLLETLLTMKSAGPAQVFIERFDLVVAPLGLQETTRTDALSLLVDYLHGFALAMKCSDGALTIDMCQGALTLYCRGMSSERAVNI, encoded by the coding sequence ATGAGTGTCAACGATAAAAAACGAGGCCGTCCGAGCGGAAAGGGGAGCCAGCTTAGCCAAGCGGTTATTATTGCGCAGGCGAAGAGTTTAATGCAGGCAGAGGGGAAAACGCCGAGTATTCGTAAGCTAGCGTCGGCATTGAATGTTGATGCGATGGCGATTTACCATTATTTCAAGAATAAAGATGCGCTACTTGAAGCGATTACTGTTTCTTTAATTTCAGATGTCTATGAGCCCGTGGGTCACCAAGATTGGCAGAGTGAATTAGAGCAACTCTGCCACAGTTATTTGGCACTGTTAGGGCAGTATCCTGGTTTATTAGAAACCTTGTTAACGATGAAATCAGCAGGACCCGCTCAGGTTTTTATCGAGCGATTTGACCTTGTGGTTGCGCCTTTAGGTTTACAAGAAACAACCCGCACCGATGCGCTTAGCTTGCTGGTGGACTATTTACACGGCTTTGCATTGGCGATGAAGTGTAGCGATGGCGCATTGACTATCGATATGTGCCAAGGCGCTTTGACCCTGTATTGTCGTGGAATGTCGAGTGAAAGGGCGGTCAACATATAA
- a CDS encoding NADH-dependent flavin oxidoreductase: MTQLVDEIVFQSGVQLKNRIVMAPMTIQSAFFDGGVTQEMITYYASRAGDAGAIIVESAFVENYGRAFPGALGIDTDSKIKGLKKLADAIKAKGSKAILQIYHAGRMANPEFNGGHQPISASPVAALRDNAETPLEMTEVQIAAMIEHFGNAVNRAILAGFDGVEIHGANTYLIQQFFSPHSNRRNDQWGGDIEKRTRFPLAVLDKTKQVAQSHNKSDFIIGYRFSPEEIEEPGIRFDDTMYLLDKLATHGLDYFHFSMGSWVRNSIVTPDDKEPLITKYRQLQSEAVAKIPVIGVGGIAQTTDAEKALAHGYDMVSVGKGYLVEPTWAAKALKNETCAEFADIAQQEALLIPTPLWDIMDYMIVDSAAEALKHQRIKELQNVQIKFDSGEYTAYGRGHNGNLPVTVTFSEDKILEITVDSSKESDGIANPAFERIPQQIIDGQTLNIDVISGATVSSQAVIDGVSNAVDLAGGNSEALRCKAREAVEWSSKTIEENVDIVVVGGGGAGLSATLTALDKGKSVILLEKFPAIGGNTVRTGGWVNAAEPEWQNDFAALPGEKETLMALAQTPESEFTDEYLADFKVLKSQLDTYFSALASGKQYLFDSVELHRIQTYLGGKRTDLNGESIYGQYDLVETLTSRAMESIDWLSEKGIDFDRSVVEIPVGALWRRAHKPKRPKGVEFVDKLQKRIQEQNGRIITDTRATDLMIEDGKVIGIKATQANGTKLVIKVNHGVVLASGGFGANTQMIKKYNSYWKEIADDIKTTNSPALIGDGIEIGEKAGADLVGMGFVQLMPIGDPKSGALLTGLIVPPENFVFVNQQGKRFVDECGSRDVLSEAFFDNGGLIYMIADDKIRQTAANTSEETIEREIKEGIIIQADTLEELAEKIGMPQTELTKTIQQYNACVEQGHDPEFNKSAFGLKVENAPFYATPRQPSVHHTMGGLKIDTKARVINKDGAIISGLYAAGEITGGIHAGNRLGGNALIDIFTYGRIAGESAANRS; the protein is encoded by the coding sequence ATGACTCAGTTAGTCGATGAAATCGTATTTCAATCAGGGGTCCAGCTAAAGAATCGTATCGTAATGGCGCCAATGACGATTCAATCCGCTTTTTTTGATGGCGGCGTGACACAAGAGATGATCACCTATTACGCCTCTCGCGCCGGTGATGCGGGCGCCATTATTGTTGAAAGTGCCTTCGTAGAAAATTATGGCCGTGCTTTCCCCGGAGCATTGGGTATTGATACTGATAGCAAAATCAAGGGACTGAAAAAACTTGCCGATGCTATCAAAGCAAAAGGCTCCAAAGCTATTTTGCAAATCTATCACGCTGGTCGCATGGCAAACCCAGAATTCAATGGTGGTCACCAACCTATCTCAGCGAGTCCAGTTGCAGCACTTAGGGATAACGCTGAAACACCGCTTGAAATGACCGAAGTTCAAATTGCTGCAATGATTGAGCATTTCGGTAATGCTGTTAACCGCGCCATCTTGGCTGGTTTTGATGGTGTTGAGATCCACGGTGCAAACACCTATCTAATCCAACAATTTTTCTCTCCACACTCCAACCGTAGAAATGATCAATGGGGTGGCGATATTGAGAAACGCACAAGATTCCCACTTGCCGTTTTAGATAAAACCAAACAAGTCGCACAATCGCATAATAAGTCGGACTTCATCATCGGTTATCGCTTCTCACCTGAAGAAATTGAAGAGCCAGGTATCCGCTTCGACGATACCATGTACCTGCTAGATAAGCTGGCGACACACGGCTTGGATTATTTCCATTTTTCAATGGGTAGTTGGGTACGTAATTCTATTGTTACCCCTGACGATAAAGAGCCACTCATCACTAAATACCGTCAGCTTCAATCTGAAGCCGTTGCCAAAATACCAGTCATTGGAGTCGGTGGTATTGCACAAACGACCGATGCAGAAAAGGCGCTCGCACATGGCTACGACATGGTGAGTGTGGGTAAAGGCTACTTAGTCGAACCAACATGGGCCGCTAAAGCATTAAAGAATGAAACCTGTGCTGAATTTGCGGACATTGCCCAGCAAGAAGCCTTGCTCATTCCTACCCCACTGTGGGATATCATGGATTATATGATTGTAGATAGTGCTGCCGAAGCACTAAAACACCAGCGCATCAAAGAGTTACAAAACGTTCAAATTAAGTTTGATTCCGGTGAGTATACCGCTTATGGCCGTGGTCATAATGGTAACTTACCTGTCACTGTGACCTTCTCAGAAGATAAGATCCTTGAAATTACGGTTGACTCATCAAAAGAATCAGACGGTATTGCCAACCCTGCATTTGAACGTATTCCACAACAAATTATCGATGGTCAAACCTTAAATATTGATGTGATCTCTGGTGCAACGGTTAGTAGCCAAGCCGTTATCGATGGTGTGTCCAATGCGGTTGATCTCGCTGGTGGTAACTCAGAAGCGCTACGCTGTAAAGCCCGAGAAGCGGTTGAGTGGTCATCTAAAACCATCGAAGAAAACGTAGATATCGTCGTTGTTGGTGGCGGCGGCGCGGGGTTGAGTGCCACACTGACAGCACTTGATAAAGGCAAGTCGGTTATTTTACTCGAAAAATTCCCAGCAATTGGTGGCAACACTGTGCGTACTGGTGGTTGGGTAAATGCCGCTGAACCTGAATGGCAAAATGATTTCGCCGCACTACCAGGCGAAAAAGAAACCCTAATGGCGCTGGCTCAAACGCCAGAGTCAGAATTTACAGATGAGTACCTTGCTGATTTTAAAGTACTTAAATCACAATTAGATACTTACTTCAGCGCTCTCGCAAGCGGCAAGCAATACCTATTTGATTCTGTTGAATTACACCGTATTCAAACTTACCTCGGTGGTAAACGCACCGACCTGAACGGTGAATCGATTTATGGCCAATACGATTTAGTCGAAACCCTAACCTCGCGTGCAATGGAGTCAATTGACTGGTTAAGCGAAAAAGGCATCGATTTTGACCGCAGCGTTGTTGAAATCCCTGTTGGGGCATTATGGCGTCGCGCACACAAGCCTAAACGCCCCAAAGGCGTTGAGTTTGTTGATAAACTGCAAAAGCGTATTCAAGAACAAAATGGCCGCATCATTACCGATACACGCGCTACAGATCTGATGATCGAAGATGGCAAAGTCATCGGTATCAAAGCAACACAAGCGAACGGTACCAAACTTGTCATCAAAGTGAATCATGGTGTCGTACTCGCTTCAGGTGGATTTGGTGCCAATACACAGATGATCAAAAAGTACAACTCGTACTGGAAAGAGATCGCCGATGATATCAAAACAACCAACTCCCCAGCACTCATCGGTGATGGTATCGAAATTGGTGAAAAAGCCGGTGCAGACCTGGTCGGTATGGGGTTTGTACAACTCATGCCAATCGGTGATCCTAAATCTGGCGCATTGCTAACTGGACTGATCGTTCCACCAGAGAACTTTGTCTTCGTTAACCAACAAGGTAAACGCTTTGTGGATGAATGCGGCAGTCGCGATGTGCTATCTGAAGCTTTCTTTGATAACGGTGGTCTGATTTATATGATTGCTGATGACAAGATCCGTCAAACTGCTGCGAATACCTCTGAGGAAACTATCGAGCGAGAAATCAAAGAAGGCATCATCATTCAAGCTGATACCCTTGAAGAGCTGGCTGAAAAAATTGGAATGCCACAAACGGAGTTAACGAAAACTATCCAGCAATACAACGCTTGTGTCGAACAAGGGCATGATCCTGAGTTCAACAAAAGTGCATTTGGCTTAAAAGTAGAAAACGCTCCTTTCTATGCCACGCCACGTCAACCTTCTGTTCACCACACTATGGGGGGACTAAAGATTGATACAAAAGCACGGGTAATCAACAAAGACGGTGCGATCATTTCGGGCTTATATGCGGCGGGGGAAATCACTGGGGGTATCCACGCAGGTAACCGTTTAGGTGGCAACGCATTAATTGATATCTTCACTTATGGTCGTATTGCCGGTGAAAGTGCAGCCAACCGCAGTTAA
- a CDS encoding diguanylate cyclase: MLNKQIIIHSELKGKGDLVKTLYMIKEFKTLNVAYENGTNISNSELVTSDFDSKSRSWYQCARKKKANEYCISNVYENAFPPYDLVFTVSYPIFVNDLLLGVGLTDIRKESIDKGNYVLKFKRYDQKNNAIYLDFELGRVFDLFTLLVPLSILLVFIKLLILNYLYGLKIDGLSGLRRRDTFKEHKVDKRTKAFCFFDLDNFKKINDNYGHDVGDKTIRAFSDCIKTSIRESDVAFRWGGEEFLIILRGNKVSSSDIHSILDRLRYKIESIDLEGIPKFTVSIGFAEYRHGIDIAQCLKNADVALYRAKQAGRNCVMGYQYS, from the coding sequence GTGTTAAATAAACAAATAATCATTCACTCAGAACTAAAAGGAAAGGGAGATTTAGTTAAAACACTGTATATGATAAAGGAGTTTAAGACATTAAATGTAGCCTATGAAAATGGGACTAACATCTCTAACTCTGAATTAGTAACATCAGATTTTGATAGTAAGAGTCGATCATGGTACCAATGTGCAAGAAAAAAGAAGGCGAATGAATACTGTATAAGTAACGTATATGAGAATGCTTTTCCACCTTATGATTTAGTCTTTACTGTATCATACCCAATTTTTGTCAATGATTTACTTTTAGGGGTAGGGTTAACCGATATACGTAAAGAAAGTATAGATAAGGGTAATTATGTTCTTAAATTTAAGCGCTATGATCAAAAAAACAATGCAATTTACCTCGATTTTGAATTAGGTAGAGTATTTGATTTATTTACCTTGCTCGTGCCTCTATCTATCTTGCTGGTTTTTATTAAGTTGTTGATACTAAATTACTTGTATGGTCTTAAAATTGATGGCCTATCGGGGTTAAGAAGGAGAGATACATTTAAAGAGCATAAAGTAGACAAGAGAACAAAGGCATTCTGTTTTTTTGATCTTGATAACTTTAAAAAGATAAACGATAACTACGGTCATGATGTCGGTGATAAAACGATTAGAGCTTTTTCTGATTGTATTAAAACGAGTATCAGGGAGTCTGATGTGGCGTTTAGGTGGGGAGGAGAAGAGTTCTTAATTATTCTTCGAGGTAATAAAGTATCATCGTCAGATATCCACTCAATCTTAGATCGTTTACGTTATAAAATTGAGAGTATTGACCTAGAGGGAATCCCAAAATTCACCGTTTCTATTGGTTTTGCTGAATATAGGCATGGTATTGATATTGCTCAGTGTCTTAAAAATGCAGATGTTGCATTGTATCGTGCAAAGCAAGCAGGGCGAAATTGTGTCATGGGTTATCAGTATAGCTAG
- a CDS encoding carbohydrate porin, whose product MQYSSINLSGLLFTSLFSASVAGANFGGPDSVDNTLSEQSTDKRSWRDDLSQSGVSLGADYNAIGFTSANGSDGNRVNTSGGVARFYGQWDIIELDTSNIGSLVWKVEHRHAYSDYPPKDFSFISGLSGEEGLGYIGLIQPAFNDQGARLTNLHWKQRLNDGKTSIIIGFQDVTDYVDTYALASPWTAFSNLAFQTGSGAMGLPDDGLLALSAAHMVTQNFYIVAGLADANGRSDIDEVFKGFETLFNKHDLFTTLEVGWTASQEQIYTDNIHLTYWHIDPTFNDDGSTRHSAFASQGLNYSLSYFATPQLMPFFRGGFSLEGDAALYDVSVSAGLGYFGLGAPTHNLGVAVNWSQANKEAWGMNDSQSVIEVFYNMQFGEFIQLTPDIQWINNPILSTESNAFVFGVRGRIFI is encoded by the coding sequence ATGCAATACTCGAGTATAAACCTTAGTGGATTACTGTTTACTTCACTGTTCTCTGCCTCGGTAGCAGGGGCAAATTTTGGTGGACCAGACTCTGTCGATAATACACTTTCAGAACAATCAACTGATAAACGTTCGTGGCGCGATGATCTCTCGCAAAGCGGTGTGAGCCTAGGGGCTGATTATAATGCTATCGGGTTTACCTCTGCCAATGGCAGCGACGGTAATCGAGTTAATACCAGTGGTGGTGTCGCTCGCTTTTATGGCCAATGGGACATTATTGAACTTGATACTAGTAATATCGGCAGCCTAGTGTGGAAAGTCGAACATCGTCATGCCTATTCAGATTACCCACCGAAAGATTTTAGTTTTATATCGGGTTTAAGTGGTGAAGAAGGCTTGGGCTACATTGGTCTTATTCAGCCTGCGTTTAATGATCAAGGCGCACGCCTTACGAATCTTCATTGGAAGCAGCGTCTCAATGACGGTAAAACCTCAATCATAATTGGCTTCCAAGATGTGACGGATTACGTTGATACTTATGCTTTAGCTAGTCCATGGACTGCTTTTTCCAATCTTGCATTTCAAACGGGTTCTGGCGCAATGGGTCTACCAGACGATGGACTTTTGGCGCTATCTGCGGCTCATATGGTTACCCAAAATTTTTATATTGTGGCAGGTTTGGCAGATGCCAATGGTCGCTCAGACATAGATGAGGTATTTAAAGGTTTTGAGACTTTGTTTAATAAACACGATCTTTTTACAACGTTAGAGGTGGGTTGGACTGCTTCGCAAGAACAAATATATACAGATAATATTCACCTGACGTATTGGCACATCGACCCAACCTTTAATGACGATGGCAGTACCAGGCACAGCGCGTTTGCAAGCCAAGGGCTGAATTATTCGTTGAGTTACTTTGCTACACCGCAGCTGATGCCGTTTTTTCGTGGTGGGTTTTCACTTGAAGGTGATGCAGCGTTATATGATGTTTCTGTCTCGGCTGGGCTTGGTTACTTTGGATTAGGTGCACCAACGCATAACCTTGGCGTTGCGGTGAATTGGAGTCAAGCAAATAAAGAGGCGTGGGGAATGAATGATAGTCAATCGGTTATTGAGGTTTTTTATAACATGCAGTTTGGAGAGTTTATTCAGCTGACACCGGATATACAGTGGATCAATAACCCTATACTTTCGACAGAGAGTAACGCCTTTGTCTTTGGGGTAAGAGGGCGGATTTTTATTTAA
- a CDS encoding ArgP/LysG family DNA-binding transcriptional regulator, whose amino-acid sequence MLDHREMETLIAIVDGQSFDSAARHLNISPGAVSQRIKSLENRVGSSVLIRSTPPKTTAAGEQVLSYARRMFLLQNEMSLALKNHLYSGELSLSIAVNHDSLSCWFIDVVSCFSDHPHLSFDIHTSNTVTTQALLKTGDVIAAITSNGNQIAGCKTRYLGRLEYIPVCSQSFYQSHFCAGIDKQALMTAPIAIFDREDDLAERFVAGYGVNVEQVKTHYIPSSHVLLDTVKKGIGWTMIPKLLIDDQLLKSELVVMDNQSLFVELYWNTWEQVSEVISQVEKQVIAVSKTKLIQNE is encoded by the coding sequence ATGCTAGATCATCGAGAAATGGAAACGTTAATAGCGATAGTTGATGGACAAAGTTTTGATAGTGCTGCGCGTCATTTAAATATTTCGCCAGGTGCAGTGTCGCAGCGAATAAAGTCATTGGAAAATCGTGTTGGTAGCTCGGTGTTGATCCGTAGCACGCCCCCTAAAACAACAGCGGCTGGAGAGCAGGTCTTAAGCTATGCGCGTAGGATGTTTCTGCTGCAAAATGAAATGAGCTTAGCGTTGAAAAATCACCTATATTCCGGTGAGCTATCGCTTTCTATTGCCGTAAATCACGATTCATTAAGTTGTTGGTTTATCGATGTTGTCAGTTGTTTTAGTGATCACCCACACTTGTCATTTGATATTCACACCTCGAATACAGTCACTACCCAAGCCTTGCTGAAAACTGGGGACGTCATCGCTGCGATAACCTCTAACGGTAATCAGATAGCCGGCTGTAAGACACGATACTTAGGCAGGTTGGAATATATTCCTGTGTGCTCCCAGTCTTTTTATCAGTCGCATTTTTGTGCTGGTATCGATAAGCAAGCATTAATGACTGCTCCTATTGCTATTTTTGACAGAGAAGACGATTTAGCTGAGCGGTTTGTTGCGGGGTATGGCGTAAACGTTGAGCAGGTGAAAACGCATTATATTCCAAGTTCTCATGTCCTTTTAGATACGGTTAAAAAAGGGATAGGGTGGACCATGATCCCCAAGTTATTGATTGATGATCAGTTACTGAAATCTGAGTTGGTAGTGATGGATAATCAATCTTTGTTTGTCGAGCTGTATTGGAACACATGGGAGCAAGTATCAGAGGTGATATCGCAGGTAGAAAAGCAGGTTATTGCGGTGTCTAAAACAAAGTTGATCCAAAATGAGTAA
- a CDS encoding dihydrofolate reductase family protein: protein MSNIVYIATSLDGYIADKNNKIDWLHEIPNPEGSDMGFSTFIDRIDALVMGRNTMEMVLSFDCEWPYPKPVFVLSNTMAEVPAGYEDKIFLVKGELKDVVGQINAQGFNSLYIDGGVTIQNFLKEDMIDEMIITTIPVLLGGGISLFGELAAPLKFKHIESQQFLGCIVQNRFLRNK from the coding sequence ATGTCGAATATCGTTTATATCGCAACCAGTCTTGATGGTTATATTGCAGACAAAAACAACAAAATTGATTGGTTACACGAAATTCCGAACCCTGAGGGATCTGACATGGGGTTCAGCACATTTATCGATCGCATTGATGCCCTTGTGATGGGCCGCAATACTATGGAGATGGTACTCAGTTTTGACTGTGAATGGCCCTACCCAAAGCCTGTTTTTGTTTTGAGCAACACCATGGCGGAGGTTCCTGCTGGCTATGAAGACAAAATCTTCCTCGTAAAGGGAGAGCTAAAAGACGTAGTTGGTCAAATTAATGCGCAAGGCTTCAACAGCCTTTACATTGATGGTGGCGTGACTATCCAAAACTTTCTGAAAGAAGACATGATCGATGAAATGATCATCACCACGATTCCCGTGTTACTTGGTGGTGGTATTTCACTGTTTGGCGAACTAGCAGCACCGTTAAAATTCAAGCATATTGAGTCGCAGCAATTTTTAGGCTGTATTGTACAAAACCGCTTTTTACGTAATAAGTAA
- a CDS encoding metal-dependent hydrolase family protein produces the protein MKIVILAPLLILMISKAFSAEEKPVAQILFKNVDIFNGIENKLFENHYVLVEGNIIKTISDKDIKVRDDATTIDGTGKTLTPGFIENHAHLMLMGPNLPAMEANMTWEDFAIHGARMAEMYLMQGFTTVRDAGGANGGLRRAIDAGEIVGPRYYPSGAFLGTRGGHADFANFTAPVGSETNFGRLNMAQEVDSVADVKKYGRNNFRMGATQLKYMQSGGVVSAFDPWQLLAGSPEEIKAAVAVAESYGSYVMAHSYRKEAILSALDSGVISIEHGFAFDCDIAKVMIEKGAYITTNLTAFDPGLLDIPAVKNVASSLAKAKSASETFKNYIPNMKKCPVKRGFQTDCVGSVDACNIQIAYEKHLNNAFFGPYESLKTLTSVGGEISKLTGDFTNPYPKAKLGVIETGAYADILLLDGNPLDDFSVVGTGDKWFDAEKRPASPETIELIMKDGVIYKNTL, from the coding sequence ATGAAGATTGTTATTCTCGCGCCACTACTCATCTTAATGATATCAAAAGCTTTTTCTGCAGAGGAAAAACCTGTTGCACAAATACTATTCAAGAATGTCGATATATTTAATGGTATTGAAAATAAGTTGTTTGAAAATCATTATGTATTGGTTGAAGGGAATATCATTAAGACCATTTCTGATAAAGACATTAAAGTTCGAGATGACGCGACGACTATTGATGGGACGGGAAAAACCCTCACGCCAGGCTTTATTGAAAACCATGCGCACTTGATGCTCATGGGGCCAAATTTACCAGCAATGGAAGCAAATATGACTTGGGAGGATTTTGCTATCCATGGTGCTCGAATGGCAGAGATGTATTTGATGCAAGGCTTTACGACGGTACGTGACGCAGGTGGGGCAAACGGTGGCTTAAGGAGAGCCATAGACGCAGGGGAAATTGTGGGTCCACGTTATTATCCATCGGGTGCTTTTCTTGGTACTAGAGGGGGACACGCTGATTTTGCCAATTTCACGGCTCCAGTGGGTAGTGAAACCAATTTTGGACGCCTGAATATGGCGCAAGAAGTTGATAGTGTTGCTGACGTTAAAAAGTACGGAAGAAATAATTTCCGTATGGGGGCGACTCAATTGAAATACATGCAGTCTGGCGGAGTCGTGTCAGCATTTGACCCTTGGCAACTTTTGGCGGGTTCTCCTGAAGAAATCAAAGCTGCTGTTGCTGTCGCTGAGAGTTATGGTAGCTATGTAATGGCGCACTCTTACCGTAAAGAAGCCATTCTTAGTGCTCTTGATTCAGGAGTGATCTCGATTGAACATGGTTTTGCTTTTGACTGTGATATTGCCAAAGTCATGATTGAAAAAGGCGCATATATAACAACTAACTTAACGGCATTTGATCCCGGTCTTTTGGATATTCCTGCCGTTAAAAATGTAGCTTCGAGTTTAGCAAAAGCGAAATCAGCAAGTGAAACCTTTAAAAACTACATCCCTAATATGAAGAAGTGCCCAGTTAAACGGGGGTTTCAGACTGACTGTGTTGGCTCTGTAGATGCTTGCAACATTCAAATAGCTTACGAAAAACATTTAAATAATGCGTTCTTCGGCCCTTATGAATCATTGAAAACCCTGACGTCTGTAGGGGGCGAGATATCTAAATTAACCGGTGATTTTACTAATCCATACCCGAAAGCTAAGTTGGGCGTGATTGAAACTGGCGCGTATGCCGACATCTTGCTGCTTGATGGTAATCCCTTAGATGATTTTTCTGTCGTGGGTACGGGTGATAAATGGTTTGATGCTGAAAAGCGGCCTGCAAGCCCTGAAACTATTGAGTTAATAATGAAAGATGGCGTTATTTATAAAAATACCCTTTAG
- a CDS encoding DUF3299 domain-containing protein translates to MLKRLIPFLFFFISLGCFANDPITLDWQTLRPEVGPNPVILPELSDENRRQIQQIFTLMKSDDPQALDRITLIKKQLNAKGVDADELLELRRLYIQAQKKVAETITTAFDGKHVRIPGFLVPIEFSDAMVVTDFLLVPVAGACIHMPPPPANQIVRISFPEGYKMKNVQYPVWVEGVIASSVESEDVYIVDGTSNITMGYSLNASKVVDYQ, encoded by the coding sequence ATGTTGAAAAGACTTATTCCTTTTTTATTTTTTTTTATATCGTTAGGGTGTTTTGCTAACGATCCAATCACGCTTGATTGGCAAACATTAAGGCCTGAAGTAGGCCCTAATCCGGTGATACTTCCTGAACTCAGCGATGAAAATAGGCGCCAGATTCAACAGATTTTTACTTTGATGAAGTCTGATGATCCGCAAGCTTTGGACCGAATAACACTAATTAAAAAGCAGTTAAACGCTAAAGGTGTTGACGCAGATGAACTGCTTGAATTACGAAGGCTGTACATACAAGCGCAAAAAAAAGTGGCTGAAACGATCACTACGGCCTTCGATGGTAAGCATGTTCGCATTCCCGGCTTTCTTGTCCCCATTGAGTTTTCTGATGCTATGGTGGTGACTGACTTTTTACTCGTTCCTGTGGCTGGAGCTTGTATTCATATGCCGCCACCGCCAGCAAATCAGATAGTCCGTATATCTTTTCCTGAAGGTTACAAAATGAAAAACGTTCAATATCCAGTTTGGGTTGAAGGCGTCATTGCTTCATCTGTTGAATCGGAAGATGTCTATATCGTAGATGGAACCAGTAATATCACGATGGGATACAGTTTGAATGCTTCTAAAGTAGTTGATTACCAATAG